A single region of the Polymorphum gilvum SL003B-26A1 genome encodes:
- a CDS encoding helix-turn-helix transcriptional regulator — translation MSRLTEALDLAEQIGRLETAQDVSARLGALARDYGFHAHVLASFQGPGTVAEPRILAAGWAQEWQERYLVNQYAVDDPVVVRATLASMPFRWSDALNEPWVTPRGVRVFDEARAFRLCDGVFIPVYGPKGLEGGLSLGGERVDVGAEELKALHLVGLYAYDHVRALSQGDPAWSAGTLTPRELECLKWVAAGKTSWEISQVLGISRHTADWYLAEAVRKLGAANRTHAVAEAFRRAMIG, via the coding sequence ATGAGTCGCCTCACCGAAGCGCTCGACCTTGCCGAGCAGATCGGCCGCCTCGAAACAGCGCAGGATGTCTCGGCGCGCCTCGGGGCACTTGCGCGCGACTATGGGTTCCATGCCCATGTGCTTGCCAGCTTCCAGGGCCCCGGCACGGTGGCCGAACCCCGAATCCTGGCGGCCGGCTGGGCGCAAGAATGGCAGGAGCGCTATCTGGTCAACCAGTATGCGGTCGACGATCCGGTGGTGGTGCGCGCGACGCTTGCATCCATGCCGTTCAGGTGGTCGGACGCCCTCAACGAGCCCTGGGTGACGCCGAGGGGCGTGCGCGTCTTCGACGAGGCGCGCGCGTTCCGCCTCTGCGACGGCGTCTTCATCCCGGTCTACGGGCCGAAAGGTCTGGAGGGTGGCCTTTCGCTCGGCGGCGAACGCGTCGACGTCGGCGCCGAGGAGCTTAAGGCCCTGCATCTGGTCGGGCTCTACGCCTACGACCATGTGCGCGCGCTCAGCCAGGGCGATCCGGCCTGGTCGGCGGGCACTCTGACGCCGCGCGAACTGGAATGCCTGAAATGGGTCGCGGCGGGCAAGACGAGTTGGGAAATCAGTCAGGTTCTCGGCATTTCCCGCCATACAGCTGACTGGTATCTGGCCGAAGCGGTGCGCAAGCTCGGCGCGGCCAACCGAACCCATGCGGTCGCCGAGGCATTTCGCCGCGCGATGATCGGCTGA
- the pyc gene encoding pyruvate carboxylase — MAIRKILVANRSEIAIRVFRAANELGLRTVAVFAEQDKLALHRFKADEAYQVGRGLGPIEAYLSIDEILRVARLAEVDAIHPGYGFLSESPEFAEACEREGIVFIGPRPDTMRRLGNKVAARNLAIEAGVPVMPATEPLPDALPEIAAQAAAIGYPLMLKASWGGGGRGMRVIPDEKSLLKEVVAAKREARAAFGKDEIYLEKLVERARHVEVQILGDGHGNLVHLYERDCSIQRRHQKVVERAPAPYLVPEDRRKLAGYALAICESVSYRGAGTVEFLMDADTGAIYFIEVNPRIQVEHTVTEEVTGIDIVKAQIRIAGGARIGSPDSGVPVQDDIRLNGHALQCRITTEDPEQAFIPDYGRITAYRGATGFGIRLDGGTAYSGAVITRYYDPLLEKVTAWAPTAEEACRRMDRALREFRIRGVATNLAFLENIVGHPSFRANDYTTRFIDETPELFAQVRRQDRATKLLTYIADVSVNGHPETRARIRPPQDAPRPEAPDFGTVKPAGTRQLLQELSPKGFADWMKAQKQVLVTDTTMRDAHQSLLATRMRSHDIVAIADAYAAALPQLLSLECWGGATFDVAMRFLTEDPWERLRLIRHKAPNILLQMLLRGSNGVGYTNYPDNVVRFFVKQAADTGVDLFRVFDCLNWVDNMRVAMDAVQEAGKLCEGALCYTGDLTDSARPKYDLKYYVGLARELEAAGAHILGIKDMAGLLKPAAARLLVRALKEETGLPIHFHTHDTSGLSAASVLAAVEAGADAVDAAMDALSGLTSQPCLGSVVEALRGGDRDPGLDPQAIRRISFYWEAVRTQYRAFESDLRAGASEVYLHEMPGGQFTNLKEQARSLGLETRWHEVAQAYADANMMFGDIVKVTPSSKVVGDMALMMVSQGLTVADVENPDKDVAFPDSVLQMLRGDLGQPPGGWPAALQEKVLKAMAPITVRPGSLLAEENLEARRAEAAEKTGLAIDDAALASYLMYPKVFTDFARAQAQYGPTSVLPTPVYFYGLEPGEEILVDLEPGKTLVVRCQAFGETDERGEKKVFFELNGQPRIVKVPDRAHGAAGTAVRRKAESGNETHVGAPMPGVVSGVAVSAGQAVKAGDVLVSIEAMKMETALHAERDGTIAEVLVTPGSQIDAKDLLVVFQA; from the coding sequence TTGGCCATTCGCAAGATTCTCGTTGCCAACCGCTCCGAAATCGCCATCCGGGTGTTCCGGGCCGCCAATGAGCTGGGCCTGCGCACGGTGGCGGTGTTTGCCGAGCAGGACAAGCTCGCCTTGCACCGGTTCAAGGCGGACGAGGCCTATCAGGTCGGCCGGGGGCTGGGGCCGATCGAGGCCTATCTGTCGATCGACGAGATCCTGCGCGTGGCCCGCCTGGCGGAGGTCGACGCGATCCATCCCGGCTACGGATTCTTGTCGGAAAGTCCTGAATTTGCAGAGGCTTGCGAACGGGAGGGGATCGTCTTCATCGGCCCCAGGCCGGACACCATGCGCCGGCTCGGCAACAAGGTGGCGGCGCGCAACCTGGCGATCGAGGCCGGCGTGCCGGTAATGCCGGCGACGGAACCGCTGCCGGACGCGTTGCCGGAGATCGCCGCGCAGGCGGCGGCGATCGGCTATCCGCTCATGCTGAAGGCATCCTGGGGCGGCGGCGGGCGCGGCATGCGCGTCATCCCAGACGAGAAATCCCTTCTGAAAGAAGTGGTTGCCGCCAAGCGCGAGGCCAGGGCAGCGTTCGGCAAGGACGAGATCTACCTGGAAAAGCTGGTCGAGCGCGCCCGCCACGTCGAGGTCCAGATCCTCGGCGACGGCCATGGAAACCTCGTCCATCTCTACGAGCGCGACTGCTCGATCCAGCGTCGTCACCAGAAGGTGGTGGAGCGCGCGCCGGCCCCCTATCTGGTGCCGGAGGACCGCCGGAAACTCGCCGGATATGCGCTGGCGATCTGCGAATCGGTAAGCTACCGCGGCGCCGGCACGGTCGAGTTCCTGATGGATGCCGACACCGGCGCCATCTACTTCATCGAGGTCAACCCGCGCATCCAGGTCGAGCACACGGTGACCGAGGAAGTCACCGGCATCGACATCGTCAAGGCGCAGATCCGCATTGCCGGCGGGGCGCGGATCGGCAGCCCGGACAGCGGCGTGCCGGTCCAGGACGACATCCGCCTCAACGGCCACGCCCTGCAGTGCCGGATTACGACGGAGGATCCGGAACAGGCCTTCATCCCCGACTATGGCCGCATCACGGCCTACCGGGGCGCGACCGGCTTCGGCATCCGCCTCGACGGCGGAACGGCCTATTCCGGCGCGGTGATCACCCGCTACTACGATCCGCTGCTGGAGAAGGTCACGGCCTGGGCGCCGACGGCAGAGGAGGCCTGCCGGCGCATGGACCGGGCGCTGCGCGAGTTCCGCATCCGTGGCGTGGCGACCAACCTGGCGTTCCTGGAGAACATCGTTGGCCACCCGAGCTTCCGCGCCAACGACTACACGACCCGCTTCATCGACGAGACACCGGAGCTGTTCGCCCAGGTCAGGCGCCAGGACCGGGCGACCAAGCTCTTGACCTACATCGCCGACGTCTCCGTCAACGGCCATCCGGAGACCCGCGCGCGCATCCGCCCGCCGCAGGACGCGCCGCGTCCCGAGGCGCCGGACTTCGGCACCGTCAAGCCGGCGGGAACGCGACAGTTGCTGCAGGAACTCAGTCCGAAGGGCTTCGCCGACTGGATGAAGGCGCAGAAGCAGGTTCTGGTGACCGACACGACGATGCGCGACGCGCATCAGTCGCTGCTTGCCACCCGCATGCGCAGCCACGACATTGTGGCGATTGCCGACGCCTACGCGGCCGCCCTGCCGCAGCTGTTGTCGCTGGAATGCTGGGGCGGGGCGACCTTCGACGTCGCCATGCGCTTCCTCACCGAGGATCCGTGGGAGCGGCTTCGGCTGATCCGGCACAAGGCGCCCAACATCCTTTTGCAGATGCTGCTGCGCGGCTCGAACGGCGTCGGCTACACCAACTATCCCGACAACGTGGTGCGATTCTTCGTCAAGCAGGCGGCCGACACCGGCGTCGACCTGTTCCGCGTGTTCGACTGCCTGAACTGGGTCGACAACATGCGCGTCGCCATGGACGCGGTGCAGGAAGCCGGCAAGCTGTGCGAGGGCGCGCTGTGCTACACCGGCGACCTCACCGACAGCGCCCGGCCGAAATACGACCTGAAATATTATGTCGGCCTCGCCCGCGAACTGGAGGCTGCCGGCGCACACATCCTCGGCATCAAGGACATGGCCGGTCTGCTCAAGCCGGCGGCCGCGCGCCTGCTGGTCCGGGCGCTGAAGGAGGAGACCGGCCTGCCGATCCACTTCCACACCCACGACACCTCGGGCCTCTCGGCGGCCAGCGTGCTTGCCGCCGTGGAAGCCGGCGCGGATGCGGTCGACGCGGCCATGGACGCGCTGTCGGGCCTGACGTCGCAGCCCTGCCTCGGCTCGGTCGTCGAGGCGTTGCGCGGCGGCGACCGCGACCCCGGCCTCGATCCGCAGGCGATCCGCCGGATCTCGTTCTACTGGGAAGCGGTGCGCACGCAATACCGCGCCTTCGAGAGCGACCTGCGGGCCGGCGCCTCCGAGGTCTACCTGCACGAGATGCCGGGTGGCCAGTTCACCAACCTCAAGGAACAGGCGCGCTCGCTCGGGCTGGAGACGCGTTGGCATGAGGTCGCCCAGGCCTATGCCGACGCGAACATGATGTTCGGCGACATCGTCAAGGTGACGCCGTCGTCCAAGGTGGTCGGCGACATGGCGCTGATGATGGTGAGCCAGGGGCTGACCGTGGCGGACGTGGAGAACCCGGACAAGGACGTGGCCTTCCCGGACTCCGTCCTGCAGATGCTGCGCGGCGACCTCGGCCAGCCGCCGGGCGGCTGGCCTGCGGCACTGCAGGAGAAGGTGCTGAAGGCGATGGCGCCGATCACGGTGCGGCCGGGCTCGCTGCTCGCGGAGGAGAACCTGGAGGCGCGGCGCGCCGAGGCGGCGGAGAAGACCGGGCTTGCGATCGACGATGCCGCGCTCGCGTCCTATCTCATGTATCCGAAGGTGTTCACCGACTTCGCCAGGGCCCAGGCGCAATACGGTCCGACCTCGGTGCTGCCGACGCCGGTCTATTTCTACGGCCTGGAGCCGGGCGAGGAGATCCTGGTCGACCTGGAACCCGGCAAGACCCTGGTGGTGCGCTGCCAGGCGTTCGGCGAGACGGACGAGCGGGGCGAGAAGAAGGTGTTCTTCGAGCTGAACGGCCAGCCGCGCATCGTCAAGGTGCCGGACCGTGCCCACGGCGCGGCGGGCACGGCGGTGCGGCGCAAGGCGGAGAGCGGCAACGAGACCCATGTCGGCGCGCCGATGCCGGGGGTCGTCTCGGGCGTCGCGGTCAGCGCCGGCCAGGCGGTCAAGGCCGGCGACGTGCTGGTGTCGATCGAGGCGATGAAGATGGAGACGGCGCTGCACGCCGAACGCGACGGCACCATCGCCGAGGTGCTGGTGACGCCGGGCAGCCAGATCGACGCCAAGGACCTGCTGGTGGTGTTCCAGGCATAG
- a CDS encoding Fic family protein yields MIQGMDDLAADGAVTYHYGRFPPESLDYAALIKPLARASAALARYDQMLKNMHNSQILLAPLRRQEAVVSSRIEGTVSTLDEVLRYEADQEGDDGHDDARYRSEAIEVFLYSRALRQAQNSLEDGAPLSKWLIRSAHKVLLGFGRGAQLSPGEFKKEQNYLVDRTKKKIMFIPISPEQLESGLDTLFGYIESDPSEELIKTAIAHLEFEALHPFKDGNGRIGRMLITLMLWKSSLISAPHFYISGYFEKNRDDYIDKMRAVSGSDEWTSWILFFLDALEQQAQENLLIAEQIRTLYEEMKDRFRLTLSSQWSTTALDFVFSRPIFRNNVFTSKSGIPSPTAQRFTRALVDAGLLQTLESPAGRRSGLYAFEPLLSLVRA; encoded by the coding sequence ATGATCCAAGGTATGGACGACTTGGCGGCCGATGGTGCGGTCACCTATCACTATGGGCGATTCCCGCCCGAAAGTCTCGACTATGCCGCCTTGATCAAGCCGTTGGCGAGGGCATCCGCTGCGCTCGCTCGCTATGACCAGATGCTGAAGAACATGCACAACAGCCAGATCCTTCTGGCTCCGCTCAGAAGGCAGGAGGCCGTGGTCTCGTCGAGAATCGAGGGGACGGTTAGCACGCTCGACGAGGTGCTCCGCTACGAGGCCGACCAGGAAGGGGATGACGGTCACGACGACGCCCGATACCGAAGCGAGGCGATAGAGGTCTTTCTCTACTCCAGAGCCCTCAGGCAGGCACAAAACAGTCTCGAAGACGGCGCACCGCTCTCCAAATGGCTCATACGATCGGCGCACAAGGTTCTGCTCGGTTTCGGCCGGGGTGCGCAGCTGTCGCCCGGCGAATTCAAGAAGGAGCAGAATTACCTCGTCGACAGGACCAAAAAGAAGATAATGTTCATACCCATTTCTCCGGAACAGCTGGAATCCGGACTGGACACCCTCTTCGGATATATCGAATCCGACCCATCTGAAGAACTTATCAAGACCGCGATCGCCCATCTGGAATTCGAAGCCCTCCATCCCTTCAAGGATGGCAACGGGCGAATTGGCCGGATGCTGATCACCTTGATGCTGTGGAAGAGCAGCCTGATCTCCGCACCGCATTTCTATATCAGCGGCTACTTCGAGAAAAATCGCGACGACTATATCGACAAGATGCGCGCGGTATCCGGCAGTGACGAATGGACGTCATGGATACTGTTCTTCCTCGACGCCCTTGAACAACAGGCTCAGGAGAATCTGCTGATCGCGGAGCAAATCCGAACGCTTTACGAAGAGATGAAGGATCGCTTCAGGCTCACACTGTCTTCGCAGTGGAGCACCACTGCTCTCGACTTCGTCTTTTCACGGCCGATCTTCAGGAACAACGTCTTCACCAGCAAGTCCGGTATTCCTTCCCCAACGGCGCAACGGTTCACCAGAGCCCTGGTCGATGCCGGTTTGCTCCAGACGCTGGAATCGCCTGCCGGGCGGCGCTCGGGCCTGTACGCCTTCGAACCCCTGCTGTCGCTGGTCAGGGCCTGA
- a CDS encoding glutamine amidotransferase — translation MRFQSLEQPARPRVLVVLHQENSSPGRVGQELVKRGFALDIRKPRFGDSLPRTLADHAGAVIFGGPMSANDSDAFVQREIDWIGVPLKEKKPFLGICLGAQMMVRYLGGKVCCHNDGLVEIGYYPLRPTDSGRALMKWPGRVYQWHREGFDLPAGCELLAEGETYRNQAIRYGPAAYGIQFHPELTHAMMVRWTTKGAPRMALPGAQQRHDHFAGRYIFDGAVRAWLHEFLDLWIGHADDHRQTCLAAAAE, via the coding sequence ATGAGATTCCAGAGCCTGGAGCAGCCGGCCCGGCCGCGCGTGCTCGTCGTCCTGCATCAGGAGAATTCCTCGCCCGGACGCGTCGGGCAGGAACTGGTCAAGCGCGGCTTCGCCCTCGACATCCGCAAGCCACGCTTCGGCGACAGCCTGCCCCGCACGCTGGCCGATCACGCCGGCGCCGTCATCTTCGGCGGACCGATGAGCGCCAACGACAGCGACGCCTTCGTTCAGCGCGAGATCGACTGGATCGGCGTGCCGCTGAAGGAGAAGAAGCCATTTCTCGGCATCTGCCTCGGCGCCCAGATGATGGTGCGCTACCTCGGCGGCAAGGTCTGCTGCCACAACGACGGTCTGGTCGAGATCGGCTATTACCCCCTTCGCCCGACCGACAGCGGCAGGGCGCTGATGAAATGGCCGGGGCGGGTCTACCAGTGGCACCGCGAGGGCTTCGACCTGCCCGCCGGCTGCGAGTTGCTGGCCGAGGGCGAAACCTACCGCAACCAGGCAATCCGCTACGGCCCGGCCGCCTACGGCATCCAGTTCCACCCCGAGCTGACCCACGCCATGATGGTGCGCTGGACCACCAAGGGCGCACCGCGCATGGCCCTGCCCGGCGCCCAGCAGCGCCACGATCATTTCGCCGGGCGCTACATCTTCGATGGCGCCGTCCGTGCCTGGCTGCACGAATTTCTGGACCTGTGGATCGGCCACGCCGACGACCACCGCCAGACCTGCCTCGCCGCAGCGGCCGAATAG
- a CDS encoding TerB family tellurite resistance protein — protein sequence MLTAFKRFIRDVTFGESEKLTFAADDHRLAAAALLFHVTGVDGVVDEAESRKLRAILQSHYGLSDADTDELIKLAGDRDNEAVDLYGFTSVLKRKTDAEERLKIVEMMWEIVYADGHVHEFEDNTIWRVAELLGVSSRDRLALRQKVARDQAES from the coding sequence ATGCTCACGGCCTTCAAGCGCTTCATCAGGGACGTCACTTTCGGAGAGAGCGAGAAGCTGACCTTTGCCGCCGACGATCACCGCCTCGCAGCGGCAGCCCTGCTGTTCCATGTCACCGGTGTCGACGGCGTGGTCGACGAGGCCGAGAGCCGCAAGCTGCGCGCCATCCTGCAGAGCCACTATGGCCTGTCCGACGCCGATACCGATGAGCTGATCAAGCTGGCCGGCGACCGCGACAACGAGGCAGTCGACCTCTACGGCTTCACCTCGGTGCTCAAGCGCAAGACCGACGCCGAGGAGCGGCTGAAGATCGTCGAGATGATGTGGGAGATCGTCTACGCCGACGGCCATGTCCACGAATTCGAGGACAACACCATCTGGCGTGTCGCCGAACTGCTCGGCGTATCCTCGCGCGACCGCCTCGCGCTGCGCCAGAAAGTGGCGCGGGATCAGGCCGAAAGCTGA
- a CDS encoding imelysin family protein, whose protein sequence is MRSLRLMLLAATAIVAGAVVTGSALADAPKPADVLATYGDVAQAGYEDSLATARALKAAVEALVASPSDDTLAAARQAWLAARVPYQQTEAFRFGNAIVDDWEGKVNAWPLDEGLIDYVDTAYGDSSEENPFYAANVIANPKLTVAGEEIDASEITPALLSETLQEAGEIEANVATGYHAIEFLLWGQDLNGTDAGAGARPASDYDTANCTGGNCDRRIAYLRAVTDLLIADLEEMAVAWAPGGAARAELAAKGEGGGLATILTGMGSLSYGELAGERMKLGLMLHDPEEEHDCFSDNTHLSHYYDVVGIRNVYFGEYARVDGSKVEGASLADMVAARDPALAEEMKARLDATLAAFEALKTRAETVEAYDQMIGEGNAEGNAVVQAAVDALVDQTRSIERVVAVLGLEAIAFEGSDSLDNPSAVFQ, encoded by the coding sequence ATGCGCTCTCTCAGACTGATGCTCCTGGCCGCCACGGCCATCGTGGCCGGGGCCGTTGTGACCGGGTCGGCTCTGGCCGATGCCCCGAAGCCAGCCGACGTGCTGGCGACCTACGGCGACGTCGCCCAGGCCGGCTACGAGGACAGCCTGGCGACGGCTCGTGCGCTCAAGGCGGCCGTCGAGGCGCTGGTCGCCAGTCCGTCGGACGACACGCTGGCGGCTGCCCGCCAGGCCTGGCTGGCGGCGCGCGTTCCCTACCAGCAGACCGAGGCGTTCCGCTTCGGCAACGCCATCGTCGACGATTGGGAGGGCAAGGTGAACGCCTGGCCGCTGGACGAGGGCCTGATCGACTATGTCGACACTGCCTACGGCGACAGCTCCGAGGAGAATCCGTTCTACGCCGCCAACGTCATCGCCAACCCGAAGCTGACGGTCGCCGGCGAGGAGATCGACGCCAGCGAGATCACCCCGGCGCTGCTGTCCGAGACGCTGCAGGAGGCCGGCGAGATCGAGGCCAACGTGGCGACCGGCTACCACGCCATCGAGTTCCTGCTCTGGGGCCAGGACCTGAACGGCACCGACGCGGGCGCGGGCGCGCGTCCGGCAAGCGACTACGACACCGCCAACTGCACCGGCGGCAACTGCGACCGCCGCATCGCCTATCTGCGGGCGGTGACCGACCTGCTGATCGCCGACCTGGAGGAGATGGCCGTGGCCTGGGCGCCGGGCGGGGCGGCGCGCGCGGAACTGGCCGCCAAGGGCGAGGGCGGCGGGCTGGCCACCATCCTCACCGGCATGGGCTCGCTGTCCTACGGCGAACTGGCCGGCGAGCGCATGAAGCTCGGTCTGATGCTGCACGATCCGGAGGAGGAGCACGACTGCTTCTCCGACAACACGCACCTGTCGCACTACTACGATGTCGTCGGCATCCGGAACGTCTATTTCGGCGAATACGCCCGCGTCGACGGTAGCAAGGTCGAAGGCGCATCGCTGGCCGACATGGTCGCCGCGCGGGACCCGGCGCTGGCCGAGGAGATGAAGGCCAGGCTCGACGCCACGCTGGCCGCCTTCGAGGCGCTGAAGACGCGCGCCGAGACGGTCGAGGCCTACGACCAGATGATCGGCGAGGGCAACGCCGAGGGGAACGCAGTGGTGCAGGCGGCCGTCGACGCGCTGGTCGACCAGACCCGCTCGATCGAGCGGGTGGTCGCCGTACTCGGCCTGGAGGCGATCGCCTTCGAGGGGTCCGACAGCCTCGACAATCCCTCGGCGGTGTTCCAGTAA
- a CDS encoding di-heme oxidoredictase family protein gives MKLSRLLAPALLGAMVALPSAAGEPLAHRDDLTQADRARVEAVLAPPVDYSKAEPFEAMSGGAATSRKRINRDAFSHPSANLSFEQQQTFRVGNGIFRKMWVSAPSSTQASDGLGPLYNARSCQGCHLKDGRGSPPAPGADAVSMFLRLSVPPRSEAERQALAERRLSHIPEPTYGTQLQLFGVPGLAGEGRFDIEVEEIEVALAGGETAVLQKPVYRIHSLGYGPMDPETMISPRVAPQMIGLGLLEAIHSGDILAMADPEDADGDGISGRPSFVRDPDTGAVVLGRFGWKASTPSVREQSAGAFSGDIGISTPGHPDPYGDCTAAQTACRAMPTGVQERLGDTEAPDPVMDLVTFYSQNLAVPARRNADDPTVLAGKEIFHAIGCASCHRPTYVTRRDADTEAHRFQLIWPYTDLLLHDMGEGLADHRPVGDASGTEWRTAPLWGIGLTETVSGHTRFLHDGRARNLLEAVLWHGGEAQAAREAVVALEPEQRAALIRFLESL, from the coding sequence ATGAAGCTGTCCCGATTGCTCGCGCCCGCGCTGCTGGGCGCGATGGTCGCCCTGCCGTCCGCCGCGGGCGAACCGCTCGCCCACCGCGACGATCTCACGCAGGCCGACCGCGCCAGGGTCGAGGCGGTGCTGGCGCCGCCGGTCGACTACTCAAAGGCCGAGCCGTTCGAGGCGATGAGCGGCGGCGCGGCAACCTCGCGCAAGCGGATCAACCGCGACGCGTTTTCCCACCCGTCCGCCAATCTTAGCTTCGAGCAGCAGCAGACCTTCCGGGTCGGCAACGGCATCTTCCGCAAGATGTGGGTGTCGGCGCCGTCCTCGACCCAGGCCTCCGACGGGCTCGGCCCGCTCTACAACGCTCGCTCCTGCCAAGGCTGCCACCTGAAGGACGGCCGCGGAAGCCCGCCGGCGCCGGGCGCAGACGCAGTGTCCATGTTTCTGCGCCTGTCGGTGCCGCCGCGCAGCGAGGCCGAGCGTCAAGCACTGGCAGAGCGTCGGCTGTCTCATATCCCCGAGCCGACCTACGGCACCCAGCTGCAACTGTTCGGCGTGCCGGGGCTTGCCGGCGAAGGCCGCTTCGACATCGAGGTCGAGGAGATCGAGGTGGCGCTCGCCGGTGGCGAGACCGCGGTGCTGCAGAAACCGGTCTACCGGATCCACTCGCTCGGCTACGGCCCGATGGACCCGGAGACGATGATTTCGCCGCGCGTCGCGCCGCAGATGATCGGTCTCGGCCTGCTGGAGGCGATCCATTCCGGCGACATCCTCGCCATGGCCGACCCGGAGGACGCCGACGGCGACGGCATCTCCGGCCGACCGAGCTTCGTGCGCGATCCGGACACGGGCGCGGTCGTGCTCGGCCGCTTCGGCTGGAAGGCCTCGACGCCGAGCGTGCGCGAGCAGAGCGCCGGCGCCTTTTCCGGCGATATCGGCATCTCGACGCCTGGCCATCCCGACCCCTATGGCGACTGCACCGCCGCCCAGACCGCCTGCCGGGCGATGCCGACCGGTGTGCAGGAACGACTCGGCGACACGGAAGCGCCCGATCCGGTGATGGATCTGGTCACCTTCTACTCGCAGAACCTCGCCGTACCGGCACGGCGCAATGCCGACGACCCGACCGTGCTCGCCGGCAAGGAGATCTTCCACGCGATCGGCTGCGCCTCCTGCCACCGGCCGACCTACGTGACCCGCCGCGACGCCGACACCGAAGCGCACCGGTTCCAGCTGATCTGGCCCTATACCGACCTGCTGCTGCACGACATGGGCGAGGGGCTGGCCGACCATCGTCCGGTCGGCGATGCCTCGGGCACGGAATGGCGCACCGCGCCGCTGTGGGGCATCGGCCTGACCGAGACGGTCAGCGGCCACACCCGCTTCCTGCACGACGGGCGCGCGCGCAACCTCCTGGAGGCGGTGCTGTGGCACGGCGGCGAAGCGCAGGCCGCGCGCGAGGCCGTCGTCGCGCTGGAACCGGAGCAGCGCGCCGCCCTGATCCGCTTCCTGGAGTCGCTGTGA
- a CDS encoding imelysin family protein, with amino-acid sequence MRRLLAAFGLLAGLVGPAAAVDYAGFVEAGLTGFIRPATQAFADTAADLAPAVRSVCAAPSETTRRTFAEVNSATIRALGRIGFLRFGPLAESHRLERLAFLPDPRGIGQRQIRKLVADRDPSALDTAQLAAKSVAVQGLTALQIVAFDDAGAVVLGGDGEEAAFLCGYAAAITDNVGRIGAEVASGWADPAGYSRTLLEPAPDAPVLRSPKDAAEQIFNALVTGLIVVKDQDLLPALGKGVDSARANRIPFSRSGDGVAYLTAEIEGLHDAWLAAGYERDLDAEGAWIPASLAFEFANALKALAGVPAPVRRSMADPATYDRLAYLVLVLNSLRDMMALNLAGSLGMTGGFNALDGD; translated from the coding sequence ATGCGCCGCCTGCTCGCCGCCTTCGGACTGCTTGCGGGGCTTGTCGGGCCGGCCGCTGCAGTCGACTACGCGGGTTTCGTCGAGGCCGGGCTTACGGGCTTTATCCGCCCGGCGACGCAGGCCTTCGCGGACACAGCGGCCGATCTGGCGCCGGCGGTGCGAAGCGTCTGCGCGGCACCATCGGAGACGACACGCCGGACCTTCGCCGAGGTCAATTCCGCCACCATCCGCGCGCTCGGTCGCATCGGTTTCCTGCGTTTCGGGCCGCTGGCCGAGAGTCACCGGCTGGAACGGCTCGCCTTCCTGCCCGATCCGCGCGGCATCGGCCAGCGCCAGATCCGTAAGCTGGTCGCCGACCGCGATCCTTCCGCGCTCGATACCGCCCAGCTCGCGGCCAAGAGCGTCGCCGTGCAGGGACTGACCGCGCTGCAGATTGTTGCCTTCGACGACGCCGGAGCGGTTGTGCTCGGCGGCGACGGCGAGGAGGCCGCCTTCCTGTGCGGCTATGCGGCAGCGATCACGGACAACGTCGGGCGCATCGGCGCGGAGGTGGCCTCGGGCTGGGCGGATCCGGCCGGCTACAGCCGGACGCTGCTTGAGCCGGCGCCCGATGCGCCCGTGCTGCGCTCGCCGAAGGATGCGGCCGAACAGATCTTCAACGCGCTGGTGACCGGGCTCATCGTGGTCAAGGACCAGGACCTTCTGCCGGCGCTCGGCAAGGGCGTCGACAGCGCCAGGGCGAACCGCATCCCGTTCTCGCGCAGCGGCGACGGCGTCGCCTATCTGACGGCGGAGATCGAGGGCTTGCACGACGCCTGGCTGGCCGCCGGCTACGAGCGCGACCTCGACGCCGAAGGCGCCTGGATCCCGGCCTCGCTCGCCTTTGAATTCGCCAACGCGCTGAAGGCGCTCGCCGGCGTCCCCGCCCCGGTGCGCCGGTCGATGGCCGATCCCGCGACCTATGACAGGCTCGCCTATCTCGTCCTTGTCCTGAACAGCCTGCGGGACATGATGGCGCTTAACCTTGCAGGCTCGCTCGGCATGACCGGAGGGTTCAATGCGCTGGACGGCGACTGA